A window of the Gemmatirosa kalamazoonensis genome harbors these coding sequences:
- a CDS encoding NAD(P)/FAD-dependent oxidoreductase: protein MMTDIGLIPTPAVWEDAPGLDLPTLGGEVEADVCVVGLGGSGLAAVRALTAAGRRVVGIDAGEVACGAAGRNGGFLLAGLYEFHHDAVAKIGRARARRLYELTIAEVARLAAETPEAVRLVGSLRVAASPEEEDDCRAQLAAMRADALPVEWYEGPEGHGLLVPTDGAMHPLRRVRALATRALGDGARLFERTRAVDIAGDVVRTDGGTVRCGGVVVAVDGALDRLLPELAPRVRTARLQMLATAPAPEVHVPRPVYARWGYDYWQQLADGAIALGGARDVGGDAEWTHDARPTAPVQRALETLLRDRLGVRAPVVRRWAALVGYSDTGLPVLAEVRPGVWACGAYSGTGNVLGALCGRAAALHAAGAPDAAARELVALLRGAD, encoded by the coding sequence ATGATGACCGACATCGGCCTGATCCCGACGCCCGCCGTGTGGGAGGACGCGCCCGGGCTCGATCTCCCGACGTTAGGCGGCGAGGTCGAGGCCGACGTGTGCGTCGTCGGGCTCGGGGGCTCGGGGCTCGCGGCGGTGCGCGCGCTCACCGCGGCGGGCCGGCGCGTCGTCGGGATCGATGCGGGCGAGGTGGCGTGCGGCGCCGCGGGGCGCAACGGTGGGTTCCTGCTCGCCGGGCTGTACGAGTTCCATCACGACGCCGTCGCGAAGATCGGCCGCGCGCGCGCGCGACGCCTGTACGAGCTGACGATCGCCGAGGTCGCGCGGCTCGCGGCGGAGACACCGGAGGCGGTGCGCCTCGTGGGATCGCTGCGCGTCGCGGCGTCACCCGAGGAGGAGGACGACTGCCGCGCGCAGCTCGCGGCGATGCGCGCCGACGCGCTCCCGGTCGAGTGGTACGAGGGCCCCGAGGGACATGGTCTCCTCGTCCCCACCGACGGCGCCATGCACCCGCTGCGTCGCGTGCGCGCGCTCGCCACGCGTGCGCTCGGCGACGGCGCGCGGCTGTTCGAGCGCACCCGGGCGGTCGACATCGCGGGCGATGTCGTGCGCACGGACGGTGGCACGGTGCGCTGCGGCGGTGTCGTCGTCGCCGTCGACGGGGCGCTCGACCGGCTGCTGCCCGAGCTCGCGCCGCGCGTGCGCACCGCGCGGCTGCAGATGCTCGCCACCGCGCCGGCGCCAGAGGTGCACGTGCCGCGGCCGGTGTACGCGCGGTGGGGTTACGACTACTGGCAGCAGCTCGCCGACGGCGCGATCGCGCTCGGCGGCGCGCGCGACGTGGGCGGCGACGCGGAGTGGACGCACGACGCGCGGCCGACCGCTCCGGTGCAGCGCGCGCTCGAGACGCTCCTGCGCGACCGACTCGGCGTGCGCGCGCCGGTCGTCAGGCGGTGGGCGGCGCTCGTCGGCTACTCGGACACGGGGCTGCCGGTGCTCGCCGAGGTCCGGCCAGGGGTGTGGGCGTGCGGCGCCTACAGCGGCACCGGCAACGTGCTCGGCGCGCTCTGTGGACGCGCGGCGGCGCTGCACGCCGCCGGCGCGCCGGACGCGGCGGCGCGGGAGCTCGTCGCGCTGCTGCGGGGGGCAGACTGA
- a CDS encoding TolB family protein encodes MRLRLTLAALLLPAALAAQPRPFDFSIANIMRGPELYGREPQRVRWSADGKWIYFQWNPPGTDWRETPKAYRVRAQAGATPERVSDAAMDSAGPLLERGSLSPDRRWRAVASDGDLFLLDARTGSVRRLTETLAAESSPQFSADSRRVFFVRDNNVFSIDLDGGLVRQLTDVRSGPAPVDSARAAGQRGALEATQRELFEAVRDRAARDSIAAAERKAREARLPKPLFLLQGERVQSVSVAPSGTALLITTFQPAARARGRCRCRTTSR; translated from the coding sequence ATGCGCCTCCGCCTAACGCTCGCCGCGCTCCTCCTCCCCGCGGCGCTCGCCGCCCAGCCCAGGCCGTTCGACTTCTCCATCGCCAACATCATGCGCGGTCCGGAGCTCTACGGCCGCGAGCCGCAGCGCGTGCGATGGAGCGCCGATGGGAAGTGGATCTACTTCCAGTGGAACCCGCCGGGCACCGACTGGCGCGAGACGCCGAAGGCGTACCGCGTGCGCGCGCAGGCTGGCGCGACGCCCGAGCGCGTGAGCGACGCGGCGATGGATTCAGCCGGTCCGCTGCTCGAGCGCGGCTCGCTCTCGCCGGATCGTCGCTGGCGCGCCGTCGCATCGGACGGTGATCTGTTCCTGCTCGACGCGCGCACCGGGTCGGTCCGCCGTCTGACCGAGACGCTCGCCGCCGAGTCGTCGCCGCAGTTCTCCGCCGACTCGCGGCGCGTGTTCTTCGTGCGCGACAACAACGTCTTCTCGATCGACCTCGACGGCGGCCTCGTTCGCCAGCTCACCGACGTGCGCTCCGGGCCCGCGCCCGTCGACAGCGCACGAGCGGCCGGACAGCGCGGCGCGCTCGAGGCCACGCAGCGCGAGCTGTTCGAGGCGGTGCGCGACCGCGCCGCGCGCGACAGCATCGCCGCCGCCGAGCGCAAGGCGCGCGAGGCGCGGCTGCCGAAGCCGCTCTTCCTCCTGCAGGGCGAGCGCGTGCAGTCGGTGAGCGTCGCGCCGAGCGGCACCGCGCTGCTCATCACGACGTTCCAGCCGGCCGCGCGCGCGCGCGGCAGGTGCAGGTGCCGAACTACGTCACGCTGA
- a CDS encoding alpha/beta fold hydrolase, with amino-acid sequence MRRLLLLVGLAAAVPATAQPRQSSPGVTQGDFTTRDFRFESGETLPELRLHFRTLGRPRRDARGVVRNAVLVLHGTGGSGSQFLSPQFVSLYAPGQPFDTSRFYVVLPDDIGHGGSSKPSDGLRMRFPRYGYTDMVRAEHLLLTQALGVNHLRVVLGTSMGCMHAWMWGEAYPDFVDGLVPLACAPTQIAGRNRMMRRLAMDAIRADPAWQNGDYTTPPVQGLRGAIEMLWIMGTAPIQQHAQAPTRDAADSVISAYMQRQLRATDANDFLYQFDSSRDYDPSPKLETIQAPVLAINSADDEVNPPSLGIMERLMPRVPHGRYVLIPESAQTRGHGTHTVAAVWGAQLAAFLGSLPER; translated from the coding sequence ATGCGCAGGCTTCTTCTCCTCGTCGGTCTCGCGGCCGCCGTCCCCGCCACGGCACAACCGCGGCAGTCCTCGCCCGGGGTCACCCAGGGCGACTTCACCACGCGCGACTTCCGGTTCGAGAGCGGCGAGACGCTCCCCGAGCTGCGGCTGCATTTCCGTACGCTGGGTCGCCCACGGCGCGACGCGCGCGGCGTGGTGCGCAACGCGGTGCTCGTCCTGCACGGCACCGGCGGATCCGGAAGTCAGTTCCTGAGCCCGCAGTTCGTGTCGCTGTACGCGCCGGGCCAGCCGTTCGACACGTCGCGGTTCTACGTCGTGCTGCCCGACGACATCGGCCACGGCGGCTCCAGCAAGCCGAGCGACGGGCTGCGCATGCGCTTCCCGCGCTACGGCTACACGGACATGGTGCGTGCCGAGCACCTGTTGCTGACGCAGGCGTTAGGCGTGAACCACCTGCGCGTGGTGCTCGGCACGTCGATGGGGTGCATGCACGCGTGGATGTGGGGCGAGGCGTACCCGGATTTCGTCGACGGGCTCGTGCCGCTCGCCTGCGCGCCGACGCAGATCGCGGGACGCAACCGCATGATGCGCCGTCTCGCGATGGACGCCATCCGCGCCGACCCGGCGTGGCAGAACGGCGACTACACGACGCCGCCCGTACAGGGGCTGCGCGGCGCGATCGAGATGCTGTGGATCATGGGCACCGCGCCCATCCAGCAGCACGCGCAGGCCCCGACGCGCGACGCGGCGGACAGCGTGATCTCGGCGTACATGCAGCGCCAGCTGCGCGCGACCGACGCGAACGACTTCCTCTACCAGTTCGACTCGTCGCGCGACTACGACCCGTCGCCGAAGCTGGAGACGATCCAGGCGCCGGTGCTCGCGATCAACTCCGCCGACGACGAGGTGAACCCGCCGTCGTTGGGCATCATGGAGCGGCTCATGCCGCGCGTGCCGCACGGGCGGTACGTGCTGATCCCGGAGAGCGCGCAGACGCGCGGACACGGCACGCACACGGTAGCTGCGGTGTGGGGCGCGCAGCTCGCGGCGTTTCTCGGAAGCTTGCCCGAGCGGTGA